A genome region from Myroides fluvii includes the following:
- a CDS encoding transposase, producing MKVNVKKIQKSRVYSEEFKREIVSLFEKGTYSVLQISRLYKIPNSAIYRWIYKFSIFNEPGQRIVEMKASNTNKVKELEAKVKELERMVGQKQIQVDFYSKLIEIASEELDYDILKNSNTPQSTGSAKKRNK from the coding sequence ATGAAAGTAAACGTTAAAAAAATTCAAAAGAGTCGTGTTTATTCTGAAGAATTCAAACGCGAGATTGTTAGTTTATTTGAAAAAGGGACCTATAGTGTCCTTCAAATAAGTCGTTTATACAAAATTCCTAACTCTGCAATTTACCGATGGATTTATAAATTTTCTATCTTTAATGAACCAGGACAAAGAATTGTAGAGATGAAAGCAAGTAACACAAACAAAGTAAAAGAGCTAGAAGCTAAGGTTAAAGAACTAGAGCGCATGGTTGGTCAGAAACAAATTCAGGTAGATTTCTATTCTAAACTTATAGAAATCGCTAGTGAAGAGTTAGATTATGACATATTAAAAAACTCAAACACCCCACAATCAACTGGTTCCGCCAAGAAAAGGAACAAATAA
- a CDS encoding IS3 family transposase: MSKQAVNQYAKKQVVFDTEVSKLVLEVDDLRGEHPGCGVEKMYYTLKPSFLGRDKFIEIFMSLGYRLHKRKNYIKTTVASTIHYPNLIKGMQVNAPSTIWQSDITYIRIGETFYYAVFIIDVYTKKIVGYHVSDNMRAQANIKALNMAFKNNTPPLIHHSDRGSQYTYKGYVQLLKNKGINISMALSAQDNAYAERINRTIKNDYLEYWKPKNFCELKRLIKKAVNHYNNTRPHNSIAKMTPVEFENKWFGKSTFSKPFITIFNNEVNV; this comes from the coding sequence ATTAGTAAACAAGCCGTAAATCAATATGCTAAGAAACAAGTTGTTTTTGATACAGAAGTATCTAAACTTGTATTAGAGGTGGATGATTTACGAGGCGAACATCCTGGTTGTGGGGTTGAGAAGATGTACTATACTTTAAAACCCAGTTTTTTAGGTAGAGATAAGTTTATAGAGATTTTTATGAGCTTAGGGTATCGTTTGCACAAACGCAAGAATTATATCAAAACTACAGTAGCTTCTACTATACACTATCCAAATTTAATTAAAGGCATGCAGGTAAATGCTCCTTCAACCATATGGCAATCAGATATAACTTATATCAGAATAGGAGAAACTTTTTATTATGCTGTCTTTATTATAGATGTTTATACAAAGAAAATTGTAGGTTATCACGTCTCTGATAATATGAGAGCACAAGCCAATATAAAAGCCTTAAACATGGCTTTTAAAAACAATACTCCTCCTTTGATCCATCATTCGGACAGAGGAAGTCAATATACTTATAAGGGATATGTTCAGTTGCTTAAAAACAAAGGAATAAATATTAGTATGGCTCTTTCTGCACAAGATAATGCCTATGCTGAACGTATTAATAGAACCATTAAAAATGATTATTTAGAATATTGGAAACCTAAAAACTTCTGTGAACTCAAAAGATTAATTAAAAAAGCAGTCAACCACTATAATAATACCAGACCTCATAATTCAATAGCTAAAATGACGCCAGTTGAATTTGAAAACAAATGGTTTGGAAAAAGTACTTTTTCCAAACCATTTATTACTATATTTAATAATGAAGTTAATGTTTAA
- a CDS encoding efflux RND transporter permease subunit gives MQKFVKNIVAFSLKNTFIVLFGVLLLLFGGIYSYIHTPIEAFPDVTNTRARIITQWPGRSAEEIEKFITLPISKEMNTIPNKAEVRSISLFGLSVVTVIFNDEIDDFYAQQYASNRMGNVNLPEGADFEIEPPSGATGEIFRYIIQSDLPIKEVTSIQDWVVERELLSVPGVADVVSFGGEEKIFEIQINPTELVNYGLSPLDVYEAVEKSNINVGGDVIQRGDQAYVVRGVGLLDNVEDIENILIEVKGNTPILVKHVANVEINAKPRLGQVSYQDEDDVVQGIVVMLRGQNPSEVISNLKLKIDDLNNRILPKNVKIVPIIDRTDLVNTTVHTVTKNLIEGVLLVSVIVFIFLYNWRTTFIVATVIPLSFLFAIIMLKIQGLPANLISMGALDFGLLLEGTLVIVEHVFVGLEKKAQLVGMKRFNKMSKLGTIRKSAGSVAGYIFFALLILIVALMPIFSFEKVEGKMFSPLAFTLGYALLGSLILSLTYVPAMCKLLLTKDIQERENFISRFFKNSIYKMFNWSFYHKKLTFALFGLILVICGVRFHYYGSEFLPKLNEGAIYIRATLPSSINLNESVRLAKEMKGILRDFEEVEFVLTQTGRPNDGTDPTGFFNIEFHTQLKPEKEWKRSVSKDELLEEMRVSLEKYPGINFGFSQPIQDNVEEYVAGVKSALVIKIFGDNLFDLEQYAAQVAQSIKDVPGITDLNVFKNIGLPELRISLSDSKMAKYAVTTADAQAVIAMTIGGQAATTFYEDERMFDVVLRFDKNYRDSAEKIENILIPSLDGKQVPLKEIATIDYHTGPAFIYREGNSRYIGIGFSIEGRDLGSTIAEARAKVDKEVHLPAATKMEWAGEFESKERAAKQLILVVPVSLILILILLYFNFGNVKDTAIASLTLPFAFIGGFISLWITGTTFGISAGIGFIILFGVSTIDGIVLIGVMKENLRKRMSLEEAIRDGVKSRIRPVIMIALMGSMGLLPAALSNGMGSEIQKPLAIMIVGGLIIGMILAFTILPQVFYWAYRGEMEKRKKREERREE, from the coding sequence ATGCAAAAATTTGTCAAAAATATTGTAGCCTTTTCCCTCAAAAACACGTTCATCGTTCTTTTTGGTGTACTGTTATTGTTGTTTGGTGGAATTTACAGCTACATACACACGCCCATCGAAGCCTTTCCGGATGTAACCAATACCCGTGCGCGTATTATTACCCAATGGCCTGGACGTAGTGCAGAAGAAATAGAAAAGTTTATTACCCTCCCGATTTCCAAAGAGATGAATACGATTCCCAACAAAGCGGAAGTGCGTTCCATCTCCCTTTTTGGTCTATCGGTAGTAACGGTAATTTTCAATGATGAAATCGATGATTTTTACGCCCAGCAATATGCGTCAAACCGCATGGGAAATGTCAACCTACCGGAAGGTGCTGACTTTGAAATTGAACCGCCATCGGGTGCCACAGGGGAGATTTTTCGCTATATCATCCAAAGTGATTTACCCATCAAAGAAGTTACTTCTATTCAAGATTGGGTAGTAGAACGAGAACTCTTATCTGTGCCAGGTGTAGCCGATGTGGTGAGTTTTGGTGGAGAAGAAAAAATCTTTGAAATTCAAATTAACCCAACGGAATTAGTCAACTATGGTCTATCCCCTTTGGATGTTTACGAAGCGGTAGAAAAAAGCAATATCAACGTAGGTGGTGATGTCATCCAACGTGGTGATCAAGCCTATGTGGTACGCGGGGTTGGACTATTAGACAATGTAGAGGATATCGAAAATATCTTGATTGAAGTGAAAGGCAATACCCCTATTTTGGTGAAACACGTAGCCAACGTAGAAATCAATGCCAAACCGCGTTTAGGGCAAGTGAGCTATCAAGATGAAGACGATGTTGTACAGGGAATTGTCGTGATGCTTCGAGGTCAAAATCCAAGTGAAGTAATCAGTAACCTAAAACTAAAAATAGACGATTTAAACAATCGTATTTTACCAAAAAATGTAAAAATAGTACCGATTATTGACCGTACAGATTTAGTCAATACAACGGTGCATACGGTAACTAAAAACCTAATCGAAGGGGTTTTACTCGTTTCGGTGATTGTGTTTATCTTTTTGTACAATTGGCGTACTACTTTTATTGTAGCAACCGTAATTCCACTGTCTTTCTTGTTTGCCATCATCATGTTGAAAATTCAAGGATTGCCGGCGAATCTGATTTCTATGGGAGCCCTAGATTTTGGGTTATTACTAGAAGGAACCTTGGTTATCGTAGAGCACGTCTTTGTTGGGCTAGAGAAGAAAGCCCAGCTCGTCGGTATGAAGCGATTCAACAAAATGTCTAAACTGGGAACGATTAGAAAAAGTGCAGGCAGTGTAGCAGGGTATATTTTCTTTGCCTTACTCATTCTCATCGTCGCTTTAATGCCTATCTTCTCTTTCGAAAAAGTAGAAGGAAAAATGTTTTCTCCTTTGGCTTTTACCTTGGGATATGCCTTGTTAGGTTCATTAATATTGAGTTTGACCTACGTTCCTGCTATGTGTAAATTATTGCTAACCAAAGACATTCAAGAACGCGAGAATTTTATATCTAGATTCTTTAAGAACTCCATTTACAAGATGTTCAACTGGAGTTTCTACCACAAAAAACTGACGTTTGCTCTATTTGGTTTAATCTTGGTTATCTGCGGAGTTCGCTTCCATTATTACGGATCCGAATTCTTACCCAAATTAAACGAAGGAGCAATCTATATACGCGCAACCTTACCGAGTAGTATCAACCTCAACGAATCCGTTCGTTTAGCCAAAGAAATGAAAGGAATTTTGCGTGATTTTGAAGAAGTAGAATTTGTTCTCACCCAAACAGGACGTCCCAATGATGGAACCGATCCAACGGGATTCTTTAATATTGAATTCCACACCCAATTAAAACCTGAAAAAGAATGGAAACGCTCTGTTTCAAAAGATGAGTTACTCGAAGAAATGAGAGTTTCCCTAGAAAAATACCCCGGAATCAACTTTGGATTTAGTCAACCTATTCAAGACAACGTAGAAGAATATGTAGCTGGAGTTAAAAGTGCCTTGGTGATTAAAATATTCGGGGATAACCTCTTTGATTTAGAGCAATATGCGGCACAAGTGGCGCAAAGCATCAAAGATGTACCTGGTATTACAGACTTGAATGTCTTTAAAAACATTGGTTTACCAGAATTGCGCATTTCTTTGAGCGATTCTAAAATGGCAAAATACGCGGTTACTACCGCCGATGCTCAAGCGGTAATTGCCATGACGATTGGAGGCCAAGCAGCTACCACCTTTTATGAAGATGAACGCATGTTTGATGTCGTGTTGCGTTTTGACAAAAACTACCGCGATTCGGCAGAGAAAATTGAAAATATTTTAATCCCCAGTTTAGATGGCAAACAAGTGCCTCTAAAAGAGATTGCAACGATCGATTATCACACCGGACCTGCATTCATCTATCGCGAAGGAAATAGTCGTTATATCGGTATTGGTTTTAGTATCGAAGGGCGCGATTTGGGAAGTACCATTGCAGAAGCACGAGCTAAAGTAGACAAAGAAGTCCATTTACCTGCTGCTACAAAAATGGAATGGGCAGGAGAATTTGAAAGTAAAGAAAGAGCGGCAAAACAGCTTATTTTAGTAGTTCCTGTTTCTTTGATTTTAATTTTAATTCTCTTGTACTTTAACTTTGGGAATGTAAAAGATACAGCTATTGCTTCGCTTACCTTGCCATTTGCCTTTATTGGTGGTTTTATCTCCCTTTGGATTACTGGTACTACCTTTGGTATTTCGGCTGGAATTGGATTTATCATTCTCTTTGGGGTTTCTACCATCGATGGTATTGTACTCATTGGCGTGATGAAAGAAAACCTCAGGAAGCGCATGTCTTTGGAAGAAGCCATTCGAGACGGAGTGAAAAGTCGTATACGTCCTGTAATCATGATTGCCCTTATGGGATCCATGGGATTACTTCCAGCTGCATTATCTAATGGAATGGGATCTGAAATTCAGAAACCGCTAGCCATTATGATTGTTGGGGGGTTAATCATCGGAATGATCTTAGCCTTCACTATTTTACCACAGGTATTCTATTGGGCCTATAGAGGGGAAATGGAAAAGAGAAAGAAGAGAGAAGAAAGAAGAGAGGAGTGA
- a CDS encoding efflux RND transporter periplasmic adaptor subunit has product MKRIKTFSKHTIGYAVLAALTLSACKQQEKEPQTPDSYCIPEEIGKGLNFAKVTQRPIQRTMSLNGTVEYNQDKTIPFYSLVEGIVVSAKFSLGDFVKKGQLLAEIRSTDLNEFKTELRATEAELKVAKRELESVSSMYQDGISSQKELLEAQEDVQVLESKLRSAKSNLSMFNGQNKEGIYQIIAPQDGYIVTKSIVTGMTLTDTDEPLFTIANLSDVWILANVYATSMRYVNLHAEVQVSTLAYPDDKFQGTISNISQVFDAEERVLKARIVLNNNEMKLRPGMSAEIHLLIDDNQGDALAVPNNSIIFDNNQNYVVVYTDACHQEIRQITPLTKNKEYTYISGGVQEGETVITTNELLIYEQLNNHL; this is encoded by the coding sequence ATGAAAAGAATCAAAACATTCTCAAAACATACAATTGGTTATGCTGTTTTAGCTGCGCTAACCTTATCAGCTTGCAAACAACAAGAAAAAGAACCTCAAACTCCAGATTCATACTGTATTCCAGAAGAAATTGGCAAAGGCTTGAATTTCGCTAAAGTTACACAACGCCCCATTCAGCGAACCATGAGTTTAAATGGAACGGTAGAATACAACCAAGATAAAACCATTCCTTTTTACAGCTTAGTTGAAGGTATTGTCGTTAGTGCTAAATTTTCACTGGGCGATTTTGTCAAAAAAGGACAACTACTCGCTGAGATTAGAAGTACAGACCTCAATGAATTCAAAACAGAACTGCGAGCAACAGAAGCTGAATTAAAGGTTGCTAAGCGCGAATTAGAATCTGTTTCTTCCATGTATCAAGATGGTATTTCCTCCCAAAAGGAACTGCTAGAAGCACAAGAAGATGTTCAGGTATTAGAAAGTAAACTCCGTTCTGCTAAGAGCAATTTATCGATGTTTAATGGTCAAAATAAAGAGGGAATCTACCAAATTATCGCTCCACAAGATGGTTATATTGTTACCAAAAGTATTGTAACAGGTATGACCCTTACCGATACAGACGAACCGCTATTTACCATTGCAAATTTAAGTGACGTGTGGATTTTAGCCAATGTATATGCTACCTCCATGCGTTATGTCAACCTCCATGCAGAAGTACAAGTAAGTACATTAGCTTATCCAGATGATAAATTTCAAGGTACAATATCGAATATTTCTCAGGTTTTTGATGCAGAAGAACGCGTACTGAAAGCGCGTATTGTATTAAATAACAACGAGATGAAATTGCGCCCTGGCATGTCTGCAGAAATTCACCTCTTGATTGATGACAACCAAGGAGATGCATTAGCCGTTCCGAACAATTCGATCATCTTCGACAACAATCAAAACTATGTTGTGGTATACACAGATGCTTGTCATCAAGAAATTCGCCAAATTACACCGCTGACCAAAAATAAAGAGTACACCTATATTTCTGGAGGTGTACAAGAAGGTGAAACGGTGATTACAACCAATGAATTATTAATTTACGAGCAATTGAACAATCACTTGTAA
- a CDS encoding TolC family protein — MFKRILTLSILVFSTCMLQAQEKGQTIKLSKQEIEGIFLEQNLDLLAKRLEISQAEAQLIQARLWPNPTFEISEINLWRTTDIEEQPLIFGNWGTSQQISLHLEQEIETAGKRRKRIDLQKLTIAERQTDFEIVLRESKLALRNTLTNIQMLQQQQEIYQKQIDNTQRLLAGYKNQLNQGNISQSEYIRLKAAQLQFKKELVDLSKDLEEAMKELKNFINIGANTPIYITNNLEAPIKMISELQIEDWIIHAQENRPDVLLNENLINQAKKQVEIEKAERTPNLTVAVDYDRAGNIMRNFVGLGLSFDLPLFDRNKGNIKEAKLGVQIAELEAKNKQNEIANDIIEALRNYMQAKDLYDQIDADYETQLDHLLDAYVKNFQKKNVSMIEYLDFVEAYVENKNILLETKKELNEQVENLQFAIGKDI; from the coding sequence ATGTTTAAACGTATACTAACACTATCCATTTTAGTTTTTTCTACTTGTATGCTACAAGCGCAAGAAAAAGGACAAACAATAAAATTGAGTAAACAAGAAATAGAAGGCATATTCCTGGAACAAAATTTAGATTTACTAGCCAAAAGACTGGAAATTTCTCAGGCTGAAGCACAGCTTATTCAAGCGCGCCTTTGGCCCAATCCCACTTTTGAAATTTCAGAAATAAACCTTTGGCGCACAACTGACATAGAAGAACAGCCCCTTATTTTTGGCAATTGGGGAACTTCGCAACAGATTTCGTTGCATTTGGAACAAGAAATAGAAACGGCTGGAAAAAGACGCAAGCGAATAGATCTACAAAAATTGACCATTGCAGAACGTCAAACGGATTTTGAGATCGTTTTACGCGAATCTAAACTTGCCTTGCGCAATACCTTAACGAATATTCAAATGTTGCAACAACAACAAGAAATTTACCAAAAACAAATCGACAATACCCAACGCTTACTTGCTGGATATAAAAATCAGTTAAATCAAGGGAATATTAGTCAAAGTGAATATATCCGTTTAAAAGCGGCTCAACTCCAATTCAAAAAGGAATTAGTTGATCTTTCCAAAGATTTAGAAGAGGCGATGAAGGAATTAAAAAACTTCATCAATATTGGTGCTAACACGCCCATTTACATAACCAATAACCTAGAGGCACCCATCAAAATGATTAGCGAATTGCAAATTGAAGATTGGATCATTCACGCCCAAGAAAACAGACCGGACGTCTTACTCAACGAAAACCTGATCAATCAGGCTAAAAAACAAGTAGAAATAGAAAAAGCAGAACGTACCCCAAACCTTACTGTAGCGGTTGATTATGATCGTGCAGGAAATATCATGCGCAACTTTGTCGGTTTAGGACTATCGTTTGATCTTCCCCTCTTTGATCGCAACAAGGGCAATATAAAAGAAGCGAAACTCGGGGTTCAAATTGCCGAATTAGAAGCAAAAAACAAGCAAAACGAAATTGCCAACGACATCATAGAAGCACTGAGAAACTACATGCAAGCCAAAGATTTATACGATCAGATCGATGCGGATTACGAAACTCAATTGGATCATTTACTCGACGCTTATGTCAAAAACTTTCAGAAGAAAAACGTCAGTATGATTGAGTATTTGGATTTTGTCGAAGCGTATGTAGAAAACAAAAACATTCTACTAGAAACAAAAAAAGAATTAAACGAACAAGTGGAAAATTTACAATTCGCTATTGGAAAAGATATTTAA
- a CDS encoding PorP/SprF family type IX secretion system membrane protein, with the protein MKKLYLTVGVLSLLSCLEVQAQQNPQYTQYMYNMSVVNPAYAGSKDAVSMGALYRKQWAGFDGAPETGTFFINSRVGKKVGVGLSFINDRIGPVTENNIYGDFSYTLELGGVHKLALGIKAGATFHSANLFSDIGNGYTIDAGDPAFGQDSKSTLFNAGIGAYYYTDKYFIGLGVPNMIKEYYLNYDGKNFGQREIHLYLNGGYVFDLDQDWKLKPSTMIKYAMNSPVSFDLNMNVMYLNKIEAGVSYRLEDAVGGMINYRVTPQLRVGYAYDYITSDINKVAKGSHEFMVLYDIFLSKKVSSSSRYF; encoded by the coding sequence ATGAAAAAACTATATTTAACAGTAGGGGTGCTGAGTTTACTTAGTTGTCTTGAGGTGCAAGCGCAGCAGAATCCGCAGTATACGCAGTATATGTACAACATGAGTGTTGTGAATCCTGCTTACGCTGGCTCAAAGGATGCTGTTTCAATGGGAGCATTGTACCGCAAGCAATGGGCCGGCTTTGATGGGGCACCTGAAACAGGAACTTTTTTCATCAACAGTAGAGTAGGAAAAAAAGTGGGTGTAGGTTTGTCTTTCATCAATGATCGCATTGGTCCGGTTACGGAGAACAACATTTACGGAGACTTCTCTTATACTTTAGAGTTAGGAGGAGTTCACAAGTTAGCTTTGGGAATCAAGGCAGGCGCAACGTTCCACAGTGCCAATCTATTTTCTGATATTGGAAATGGCTATACGATTGACGCGGGTGACCCTGCATTTGGTCAAGACAGCAAATCGACCTTATTCAATGCTGGAATTGGAGCGTACTACTATACGGATAAGTACTTTATCGGTTTAGGGGTACCCAACATGATAAAAGAATACTATTTGAATTACGATGGGAAGAACTTTGGTCAACGCGAGATTCACCTATATTTGAACGGAGGATATGTTTTTGACTTGGATCAAGATTGGAAATTAAAACCCTCAACGATGATCAAATACGCGATGAATTCACCAGTATCCTTTGATTTGAATATGAATGTGATGTACCTGAACAAGATTGAAGCAGGAGTTAGTTACCGCTTAGAGGACGCTGTTGGAGGAATGATTAACTACCGCGTTACCCCACAGCTTCGCGTCGGTTATGCATATGATTACATCACATCGGATATCAACAAAGTAGCCAAGGGTTCTCACGAGTTTATGGTGTTATACGACATTTTCTTGTCTAAGAAAGTATCCAGTTCCTCTCGTTATTTCTAA